The following is a genomic window from Ghiorsea bivora.
TTGGGCTTGTTTTTCTGCCAAAGCCTTAGCTCTTGCTTCTTTTTTCTCTTTGGCGATACGGCGTTTTTCTTCTTTTTCAGCCAGCTCTTGCGCAATGCGTGCATCACGCGTTTCAGAGCGTTTGCGTGACTCTTCAGCAAACGCTTTTTCACGGCGAATTTGTGCCACTTTTCCTTTACCAAAACGGAAATAATGCACCAAAGGAATATGCGATGGGCAAACATAGCTGCATGCACCACACTCAATACAATCAAAAAGATTGTAATCTTCAGCTCTTTCAAACTGTTCTTCTTTGCAATGCACAGCCAACAAATTGGGCATCAAACCTGCAGGACATACATCACCACAATCCCCACAACGAATACACGGGTCTTCTTGGTGATGTGCTTGCATCAATGTTGATATACGCATAGCAAGAATACCATTACTCGCCTTAACCACAGGGATACGCATATCTGTTAAAATATCACCCATCATCGGGCCACCGTGAATCACTTTAATGCCATCCGTATCATCTAAACCACATTGCTCAAGCAGCCATGCAACAGGTGTACCCAAACGCACACGCATATTGGTTGGGTTGGGCAAGGCATCTCCACTCACTGTCATCATACGCTCAGTTAAAGCTTCGCCCAAACAAACCGCATCATAAATGGCTTTGCTTGTACCTACATTTTGCGAAAGCACGCCAACCTGAATAGGCAACCGACCTGCAGGAACTTCTTTACCCGTCAACACTTGAATCAGCTGTTTTTCACCGCCTTGTGGGTATTTGGTGGGCAATACTTCAATACGTACACTTGCATCAAGCCCCATATCAACCAAGGTTTTCTGCATCACTTCTACGGTATCCATTTTGTTGTCTTCAATGGCAATAATACCCTGCTGTGAGCCTACCATATGCATCAAAATATCCATGCCTGTGACAATCTCATGCGCTTTTTCCAACATGAGTTGATGGTCATTGGTTAACCAAGGTTCACACTCAATACCATTAAGTACAACCGTTTCAATTTTATTTTGTTGATCCAATACCAGTTTGATAAATGTCGGAAAAGCTGCTCCACCCAAACCGGCTAAACCTGCACTTCTGATTCGCTCACGCAGTTCAATAGGGTCCGCACTGCGGTAATTGGGTAGTGGATACAAAGACTCATCTACCTCATCTTTGCCATCAGGTTCGATAAAAATACATGGTAAACCCAAACCTGATGGATGTGCAATCACATGATCTTCAATTTTTGTTACCGTGCCAGAGGTTGATGCATGCACAGGCACGGATAAATAACCTTGAGATTTCGCAATTTGTTGCCCGCGCAACACATGATCCCCCACCTTAACCAAGGGTTCACAAGCATCACCAATATGTTGTTTCATGGGCAAAATTATTTGTTTAGGCAGCGGGCAAGTCATGCTTGGTAAACCTGCCGTCTTTTTCAACTCTTGTGGATGAACACCACCCGTGAAGCTGTGTTGTGGTTTAAGGTGCAGCTGTTCACCCAGCCCTTTAAGCATCTCAAGCAACTTAGACATGTTCTTCCTCATGGTGAACCGCTCTACGTTGCTCTGCCACTTGAGCACGCAACGTGCCTGGCACAGGCCAAGACCAATGCTCTAAAGGCTCTAGCACTTCCACCATTTCAATGCAGTCCACAGGGCATGGCTCCAAGCATAATGTACAACCCGTACACTGATCTGCAATAATTGTATGGTATTGTTTGGGTGCGCCAATAATACAGTCCACAGGACAGGCTTTAATACAAAGCGTGCAACCAATACATTCATCTTCTCGAATATACGCAACCATAGGGGCAGTTTCTTCTTCTTCAATTTCTTTAGGTTCCACACCCATAATACTAGCGATTTCTTGCATGGTGCGCTCACCACCAGGCACGCACTGATTCACATCTGCTTCCTGTGACGCAACTGCATTGGCATAGGGGCGGCAACCGGGATAACCACATTGACCACATTGTGTCTGTGGCAACAAGGCATCGATATTATCCGCCAAAGGGTCACCTTCCACATGGAAATACCGTGATGCTAAAGCCAATGTCACGCCAATCAACAAAGCAAGACCTGCAAAAATGAGAATCGCATAAAAAACATGCATAACTTAAACTTTAACCAAACCTGAGAAACCCATAAATGCCAATGCCATCATACCTGCGGTAATCAAAGCAATGGGCGAACCTTTAAATACCTCAGGAATAGGAGCAGCTTCGATACGCTCACGCAAACCAGAAAAGAGAACCAATACCAAGGCAAACCCCACAGCAGCACCAAAACCATACAACACCGAAGCAAAAAACGAATAATCTTGTTGAACATTTAA
Proteins encoded in this region:
- the rsxB gene encoding electron transport complex subunit RsxB, with protein sequence MHVFYAILIFAGLALLIGVTLALASRYFHVEGDPLADNIDALLPQTQCGQCGYPGCRPYANAVASQEADVNQCVPGGERTMQEIASIMGVEPKEIEEEETAPMVAYIREDECIGCTLCIKACPVDCIIGAPKQYHTIIADQCTGCTLCLEPCPVDCIEMVEVLEPLEHWSWPVPGTLRAQVAEQRRAVHHEEEHV
- the rsxC gene encoding electron transport complex subunit RsxC gives rise to the protein MSKLLEMLKGLGEQLHLKPQHSFTGGVHPQELKKTAGLPSMTCPLPKQIILPMKQHIGDACEPLVKVGDHVLRGQQIAKSQGYLSVPVHASTSGTVTKIEDHVIAHPSGLGLPCIFIEPDGKDEVDESLYPLPNYRSADPIELRERIRSAGLAGLGGAAFPTFIKLVLDQQNKIETVVLNGIECEPWLTNDHQLMLEKAHEIVTGMDILMHMVGSQQGIIAIEDNKMDTVEVMQKTLVDMGLDASVRIEVLPTKYPQGGEKQLIQVLTGKEVPAGRLPIQVGVLSQNVGTSKAIYDAVCLGEALTERMMTVSGDALPNPTNMRVRLGTPVAWLLEQCGLDDTDGIKVIHGGPMMGDILTDMRIPVVKASNGILAMRISTLMQAHHQEDPCIRCGDCGDVCPAGLMPNLLAVHCKEEQFERAEDYNLFDCIECGACSYVCPSHIPLVHYFRFGKGKVAQIRREKAFAEESRKRSETRDARIAQELAEKEEKRRIAKEKKEARAKALAEKQAQEAAEGETKKPEAES